ACCTGGGGGTTGATACCGACAATATAGGGAAGGGTTTGATGAGTCAAATCAACAGCCCATCCGATGAACATCGGCTTTATCGGGATTCTGAACGCTTTTTTTTCTCTTTTTGGGTGGCTGTCATTGCATGGAATAATCGAGGTCCCATCCTGTTCATCGGAGAACCCTGGAACGAAAGATGCAGCATGACAGCAAGGAATTTGTTGAGGGAATATCTGGCAAAAAATTTTGATGCTATCAGTTTCAGGGACTTTTATCAGTCCCCACCATTCGCAAATGACTACCCGGTCTTGTACATTCCTAAAAGCACTAAACCTGATTAACCCATTCGCTACAGCAAAACTTTGTTTCTATTCAGGCTCAGGTGCTGAACCTGATGCAGGATCTACAGGATAAGCTGGGACTGACTTATATCTTTATCACCCACGACCTCTCGGTTGTTAAACACTTTTCCGATGAGATTGCGGTGATGTACCTGGGGCAAATGGTTGAAAAAGCAACGGCAAAGGAGCTGTTTGAGCGACCTTCCCACCCCTATACCAAAGCGGTGTTATCAGCCATTCCAACCACAGACCTGGATCAGCTGATGGAGCGTGAAGTGTTGCAGGGGGAAATCACTTCACCTATTGACCCGGCTCCGGAATGCCGTTTTGCCGGGCGCTGTAAATATACGACGGCAGATTGCACTGCCGGAGAAATCCCCCTGCGTGATGTCAGTAACAATCACTTTGTGGCTTGTAGCCAGGTGGGGTGTGCGACTCATTAGTCTGCTGACCGGGGCTGTTGGGTGTCGGAAGGGTTGTCACGGTCCCTTCCGACTGCATGAAAGGCTTCCAATAAGTGCAAGAATAAATGGAAAAAAGCCTCCTGTTTGAGACTGAAGCCGAGTTCTGTCAGAGGGAAGAATATTACCTGAATGAGGCTGTGGTAGTTGTAGCTGTGGCTGTGGCTGTTGTAGCTGTAGCTGTCGTAGCTGTGGCTGTTGTAGCTGTAGCTGTGGCTGTTGTAGCTGTAGCTGTGGCTGTTGCTCAGGCTCTGCTTCTGGCTCTGGCTCCGGAGTGATTTCAACAATCCCAATAGAGGTTAGCCATCCTATCGCTTCACGGTTAGAGTGCCTGGCTTGTCTGGCTTGAGCCAACGCTTCCTGAAAGGCGACTGGGTTTTGTAGCTGATTATTTTGCAGCCAGGTTAATAAACGACCAGGCTCGGACAGAGGATGTTCACTGTAAAGGTCAGCAGAGAAATCCTCCCAGATAGCGGGCTGCGCTACAAGGTTGCTCAGTATCGACTCTATATGGTCAGGAATATCCTCGGGCTTGATAAGTTCAAGCAGGCGGTTAACAAGGCGATAGTTTTTGTTCTCTAGTGCAGTCTTGATTAAGTTGCGGTAATTGAGCGATATCATTGAGTAAAAACCATCGACTGTTATCATGTTAAGCAGTGCTTCACCTAACACATGGCTGCTGTTTATACTGAATGCTGAATTTAACAATCTTTCGATGATTCCGGAGTTATCATTGCAAGCTCTTATAGCCATCAGGGCAAGCGTCTTTAGTTTATTGTTATCCGGGGTCAGATCTTCTTCAGGAATGGCTCGTTTAATAAACCACCAGATAGCATGGGCATTTTCTGTGAATAGCGCAAAAGGCAGGCTACTTTCATTATCCCCATCCAACGGTGTTTTAAGCCACTGGTAAACGGCTTCATTTCCCAGCTCTGAAGCCCACGCATCGAATATGGACAAAAAATCACGAGTTTTAATGGCGCCTGTATTTTTGATTGTTAATAAGCTTATTTTATCTGGGGTGAAGGCGGCATGAGCTGATACATAATGAAATAAAATGCAAATAAGCAAAAAGCGCTGGAAGAATGTTTTCATGATTAATTCCTTATATGGGAAAAATACAGGCTAAGTTTGCAGCGAAGTATCTTAGATTTCGAGGTTGCCCGACCGGAGGCGTGCGCTGCTTATTAGTCTGCTGGCCGGGGCTGTTACCTGTGGGAAAGATTAAGATAGGAAATGCCTTTTAAGGCAGAAAATACCCATAATA
Above is a genomic segment from Endozoicomonas euniceicola containing:
- a CDS encoding ABC transporter ATP-binding protein → MQDLQDKLGLTYIFITHDLSVVKHFSDEIAVMYLGQMVEKATAKELFERPSHPYTKAVLSAIPTTDLDQLMEREVLQGEITSPIDPAPECRFAGRCKYTTADCTAGEIPLRDVSNNHFVACSQVGCATH